In a single window of the Deltaproteobacteria bacterium genome:
- a CDS encoding Smr/MutS family protein, producing the protein MEESEPIELPIDGILDLHTFQPKEVKDLLPDYLAACREQGILQVRVIHGKGTGALRKTVHSILGRLPEVISFRLAGEDAGGWGATLVELKPAGDASSISLPLRSRRGGE; encoded by the coding sequence ATGGAAGAATCTGAACCCATTGAACTCCCGATCGATGGAATCCTTGACTTACATACCTTTCAGCCGAAGGAAGTGAAAGATCTCTTGCCCGATTACCTGGCCGCCTGCAGAGAGCAAGGGATCCTTCAAGTTCGCGTGATTCACGGGAAAGGGACTGGAGCCCTACGGAAAACGGTTCACTCCATCCTTGGCCGGCTGCCGGAAGTAATTTCCTTTAGGTTAGCAGGAGAAGATGCCGGAGGGTGGGGGGCTACTCTCGTGGAACTTAAGCCAGCGGGAGACGCTTCTTCGATCTCCCTACCCCTACGCTCTCGGCGAGGAGGGGAATAG